In the Brettanomyces nanus chromosome 1, complete sequence genome, ATTTGCCTGCCCAAAATTACCGTATattccagaagttgaagtgGTATTGACAATATAACCTGCACCGTTCTTAAGAAATATTGGCCAAACATACTTGCACATTCTAAATGTTGCAAGCAAATGAATTTGGAGAACTTGATTCCATTCGATGCCAGTCATCTTCACGAAGGATCGGTCTCTAAGAATACCGGCATTATTGATCAACACATCAATCGTGCCGAACGATTTTAGTGCAGTCTTAACAATCTCCTCTGCTTCAGAGTAAACGTCGTGCTTCGATCCGACAGCCTGTCCTCCCTGAGAAACAATCTCTTTCACAACAGTATCTGCATCTCTGAAATCATTAACCACAACTTTAGCCCCATATTTTGCAAATAATAATGCATGGGATTTTCCCAATCCAGAGCCTGCACCGGTAATGATTACAACTTTTCCCTTCAAAGATTCGATTTTTATTGAACCTTGATTATTCGATGGAAGGCTACTTGTAACACTCCAAACCTTGTTGTAATCATTGAGCTCGGTGGGATGCTGAACACCAGGCTTGTTAAAATCAGATACCTCTTTGAAACGATTAAGGATAGCTTCGGGTGTGAGCGACTCGTCTGGTCTTAGGTAAAGACCTCCGCTTCTTTCCCAGCGAATCTGTGCAAACATGCCTGCGGCAACCTCGTATATGGAGCCAGTAGAAGGGCATTCATCGGAAGTTAAATACATCACCAAAGGAGCTATTTTCTCTGGAAgcaacttctccaaaacATCGGGTGGCATAATGGTCTCGGTCATTCTTGATTTTGCCAATGGTGCAATGGAATTAACCTTGATGTTGTACCTGTTACCTTCTTTTGCTAACGTTTCGCTGAAACCAACCAACGCTAGTTTTGCAGCAGAATAGTTGGCTTGGCCAAAATTTCCATAAAGGCCAGCTGGAGAAGCTGTCATAATAATACGTCCATAATTCTGGTTTTTGAAATACGGCCAACAGGCTTTGGTGAGCCTAAAAGTGCCATTAAGATGAACATCTAGGACATCGGTGAATTGTTTCTCGGTcatttttttgaagctggcatctttcaaaataCCAGCATTATTGATGAGAACATGAACAGTACCGAAGTTGTCCACTGCAGTTTTGAGGATTCCCTCTGCATTGGTAACAATGTTGTCGTAATTGGCAACTGCAATACCTCCACTGTCCTTAATCTCATTGACGACAATATCTGCAGCCTTAGTAGAATTTCCAGAGCCTGTGAGACTCCCGCCGAGATCATTGACAACAACTTTGGCTCCTCTTGCTGCAAACCTCAAAGCATACTGCTTACCCAATCCACCTCCGGCTCCAGTAATAATAACAACTTTATCTTTAAACGAAATTTTGTCCACCATTagcagaaaagaaagtacCGAAAACGAAAAGTTACCACATTCATGGATTATTAGGCTTTAGGTTAGCcattatatatatatagagaaTACGTCGGCTAACTCCCCACATCTATAATCCAGAGTGCCACTTGAAAGTCCTAACTGCCCGAAAAACTCCGCGAAACATGTGAAAAGCAAATGAGAGTCTCCACGTTCCTAATGAAGAAATAAATGTGGGGTACGGTTGAACTAAAAATTAAGCCGATTGAGGAGTCGGGGAGGGGGGCCTTAAttatcttctccttctccctTCCTATCCTCCGACTCCTCATCCTTTGATTCGACATCATCTGATTCGTCATCCTCtgaatcatcatcctctgaGATTTCTTCCCCTAAgtccttcaattttctctttagtTTATCATTCTCATCGTCCAATTCAAGCATTATTAACTTCATatcatcaagttcttgaGATGCTTTTTTCTCTGAGGTATCTTCTACACTCTTGCGAAGTTGGCCAATTTCGGTTTGAGCttcacttttttctctctcatTTAAAACGAGCTGTGCTTCAAGTCCCTTTATTATGGatttcaactcttccacTTTCGTaactgtttctttctccttttgcTTCTGTACTTCTTCATGCTTCTTTGCTTTGGTCTCAAACTTACTCATTAGTTCTGACTTCGATTTCTCAACTTCAGTTAGTCTGCTTGCAAGTTCTTCGACTCTACCTCCGGACTGTTCTGAAGATTGCTCTGCTTCCTTCCGTTTGAAGTCTGCTTCAGAGATAGCTTTAGTTTTTGCAACTATCTCTGTGCGTAGTTTCTTAATCAGTTCCTTGAGTGACTCTTTTTGAGACACATGctttgatattgaagaggaatttTTTGacaatttctctttcaatgtcTTATTCTCTTCGATTAGCTTTCCATGTTCTTCTCTTATAACCCCGGATTTGTCCAGCTCTGATCTGTACTTCTCTATCTCTTTGCTTTTCTCTTTAGCACTCTTCTCGAGTCTTTCATTCTCACCCTTAAGTTTTTGTTGGACGATTTCATTGCTCCTTGAAccagcttcttttgataTCTTTAAATCTTCCATTTGACTATTAAGCACCGATATCTGCTCTTTAGATCCCAATAACGTGCcattcaatttcttgagcTCAAGGCCTTTCTGTAATGTGGCCTTTTCTGATTCATCCAATTTGTTTTGCAGGTCAGAAGACTGCGTCAGAAGAGTGGTGATTgttttctcctttgaagTGACTCCATCGCTCAATGACTTTATAGTCTGCTCTAACTCAGAAACATTTTTCACAAGTTCATTGATTCTAGCTGTTCCATTCACATTACTCTCCGAAAGCgttttcatcttttcatttagctgcttcttctcattcaaGAGTGTCCTTGATTCTTTGCATGATTGTCGTAACTCTGTTTCCTGTTCTCGCAATTTATCACGATCAGAAGTGACTTGCTTCAATTCAGTCTTCAAACCGGTAATCTCTTCCTTGAAATTGTTATTAGATGTTTGCTCTTCTTGCGATTTCTTTAAAAGATCGCTCAATTcgttttctttctcaagCTCAGAAGCCGCTTGTAGCCTTCCGGCCTCCTCCATGTTCTTAAGAGCAATTACTTTATCCTCCAATTCTGTATTGAGTAATCTGATCTTCCCTTGATAGGCTGTgagatcttctttgagCTTCGTTTCGGCCTTATTTTTGGCTTGAGCTATCTCCGTTCCATTTTCCTTGGTCTTTACCAACTCCGTACTCAAATTATCGATATTCTCTTTAAGCCTTGCAATTGAGCCTTCTTTGTCAACTATATTCTTCTCGGCCTGCTCCTGAGCTAGTAAAGCGTTCTTTAGATCCTTGGATCCCTGTTCAGTCTGAATTCTCAGTTTTTCAATCATTTCAGTTTTACCATTTTCAGACTTACTTATAGACGTCTTTTCTTGCTTGAGCTTATCCACTTCTCTGGAGTATCTCACTTTCAACTCAGTCAAATCACTTTTGACATCAGACATCTGCAATTTGTTATCTTCGAGCTGTCTCAGTAAGTTTTCGACCTGATTCTCCTTATCTAAAGTAAGCTCTGACTTCTCACTTTCAAGTCTTGCACAATTGAATgctttctccttcaactctgCATTTAATCTCTCCATCTCTGCAGCGTTCGCAGTTTGCAGGGAATCCTTCTCCTTGTTAGTCTTGGACACCGATGCAACTAATGATTTCACTTGAGCTTCCATCTCTGTAATCTTTTTTGACGAAGATTCATCTATTTCTCCAAGGTTCTTCTTTAGCAATTCATTTTGGGCCTCGtattccttcaacttcttctctaaaacCAGTATAGCCGACTTTTTGTCGGACTTCTGAGAATTAAtatctttttcaagtaTGTCTTTTTGCTTCTGATTTTCTTCTAATAAAGAAGACATAGAAGCCAATTTATTTTCAACAACCCCCAAtttggattctttggatgataaTTTAGATCTAAGCTCTTCATTATCCAACTTCCAATGCTCTAATGAGCTAGTAGCAGAGAGTAGTTTTGTTGAGGACTGAGAAGCCTTCTCTTCcgcttccttttttgatttcgtAAGCATTTCGAGTCTGCTTGATAAATCCTTCTCATCCTTTTTGCTTTGCCGTAAAGCAATATCAAGATCACTAATATTGGCCTCAAGTTTCATCATTTCAGATAACTTTGCATCTTTGAGATCAGTCATCTCTTTGCCAattgattctttctctaaAGTGATGCGAGCTAAATCGCTCTCTTGtgtctttttttctctctccaGCAAATCATATTTCTCTTGGATTTTGGAGTTGATCAAGTCCTTCTCCCTCAATGATGTATTCGCATCGTCTAATTCCGTCTTCaaattttctctttctgagttCACCGCTagtattttcttttccaatgCAGCAACATTTGCTTGATCGTTTATCTTCGAAGACTTTAGTTTATCTTCTATAGACACATTATGAGCCTTGCTGTTCTCTAATTGTTTGGACACATTGGCAACCTCTGTCCAGAGCTTTTTCACCTGCTCATCCTTAGATCCAGACACCTTCTCGTGTTCAGACTCAAGTGattttatcttcaaaataCTCTTCTCAAGCTCTTTGGTAACGTCTAAAAGTTTACTTTCTAGTTGAGAACGCTGTTCCTCGAAACTAGAAGATAGAGTTCCCAAAGATTTCTCTGCATTTTCTTTAGCAGCTTCTAATTTCTTGTAGTCTTCCAGTTTCAGTTTGAAGCGCTTATCCACGTCGGTATTCTTTGTTTGCAACTCCTTTATCGAACCTTCGTACTTCTCTTTTAATTTTTGAGTGCGCTCATCTTTAGCAgtcatcatctccttctgaGTGACTTTGAGCTCTTTGATTTGTTCCTCAAGTTCCTTATTTCTATGCTCGGCAGCTTTGAGATTATCCGTCAACTGCTCAACTGAATTATTAAGTTCATCAATATCTCTTCCCGATTCTGCTTGCAAAGAAGTAAAGTCATTAAATGCTGAAGTGAGCTCATCCTGAAGAGAATCCAATTTTTTGGACAGAACACCATTTTCATCTGAAATTTCCT is a window encoding:
- a CDS encoding uncharacterized protein (BUSCO:EOG09341498), translated to MELLQNLVKTAATSTKEVDDSITTLVDRLSHSTLISDRRGAILSLKSFSRQYREIVVAKGLKHLVANLHRDSMDPDIVKATLETLLILFIRGEGDQDFTRDWISEQSRVKNGKYPSPTLLGNKVKADQFSLWIADELTQSVENIELLIDFLESDDLHIRIYALQLLQALCTTRPTRTRELILKSPTAVSRLCVTLDEVYEPIRNEAILLLMSVAKDNFNIQKLVVFENTFDKLYQIITEEGGIEGNIIVQDCLSLIGNLLSFNSVNQKYFLETNCMPNLAQLIRQPLTHSVSRPIVWNEQRLQNLATALDTCRLFVPEGAEQIQDKQRAMVDSNIMLSTLQLAFSLNTPNQIRVNALLTVADIIRGSEDVQAQFAQIDVPYLDPSLPPSAQKYGELIPVIIALLDWCLYVNSVHLFDLRAAASVVLKAYFCGNNTAKMVFLKDQAVGFREMNGLPAVPDEGNTAEVDEKETKEIKEYEDASYEQDKPNEEAVETLNAVSKASDDIVTSLESEDLQDGNTNGHVKDEGFSESSSNGIPTSESTSTGSAPQGNILQALVYADERAKLNPYKIWFSADLLMYLFSEFEAGKIMAMKITIGDGDADEDVISIIDAISQALCSCLKFSDPRVAIGYLMLLICWVWEDYDAVDMFLKDASSLDQLLAYLVDSSQENYMVPGLVATFLGSVYEFTRKESPISRQRLFSILNSRIGANSFSLKVQQFMNLPQVKQFSPSEDSQRRDETGLPQVFFGSIFISMVKENYPRIRSSFGKNAEVEPVRKLDYSAYEEVQNEYESVLQQYATFKKEATFLEKKQTAQNHKLTGDYEELCAAHKEMEERMIKLREANGDLNAKLSSSLQEVAQLKEVQRQLEAEATELQKNLHETKTQMDKFMTEHERLKDQFSSVSQQKASAENGINKMSRELMNLTKEKGNHEEIIKALTNDVKVSSNKIASMEKKLEDVLTQKNETIASLQRKINAIQSERETSNTNYNALSESLQENGERLRLSEEKSREYLAKIRQAAELIQTLKDQKASSNKEREELKEHTDQELNSLKEQVVKLSKENKEISDENGVLSKKLDSLQDELTSAFNDFTSLQAESGRDIDELNNSVEQLTDNLKAAEHRNKELEEQIKELKVTQKEMMTAKDERTQKLKEKYEGSIKELQTKNTDVDKRFKLKLEDYKKLEAAKENAEKSLGTLSSSFEEQRSQLESKLLDVTKELEKSILKIKSLESEHEKVSGSKDEQVKKLWTEVANVSKQLENSKAHNVSIEDKLKSSKINDQANVAALEKKILAVNSERENLKTELDDANTSLREKDLINSKIQEKYDLLEREKKTQESDLARITLEKESIGKEMTDLKDAKLSEMMKLEANISDLDIALRQSKKDEKDLSSRLEMLTKSKKEAEEKASQSSTKLLSATSSLEHWKLDNEELRSKLSSKESKLGVVENKLASMSSLLEENQKQKDILEKDINSQKSDKKSAILVLEKKLKEYEAQNELLKKNLGEIDESSSKKITEMEAQVKSLVASVSKTNKEKDSLQTANAAEMERLNAELKEKAFNCARLESEKSELTLDKENQVENLLRQLEDNKLQMSDVKSDLTELKVRYSREVDKLKQEKTSISKSENGKTEMIEKLRIQTEQGSKDLKNALLAQEQAEKNIVDKEGSIARLKENIDNLSTELVKTKENGTEIAQAKNKAETKLKEDLTAYQGKIRLLNTELEDKVIALKNMEEAGRLQAASELEKENELSDLLKKSQEEQTSNNNFKEEITGLKTELKQVTSDRDKLREQETELRQSCKESRTLLNEKKQLNEKMKTLSESNVNGTARINELVKNVSELEQTIKSLSDGVTSKEKTITTLLTQSSDLQNKLDESEKATLQKGLELKKLNGTLLGSKEQISVLNSQMEDLKISKEAGSRSNEIVQQKLKGENERLEKSAKEKSKEIEKYRSELDKSGVIREEHGKLIEENKTLKEKLSKNSSSISKHVSQKESLKELIKKLRTEIVAKTKAISEADFKRKEAEQSSEQSGGRVEELASRLTEVEKSKSELMSKFETKAKKHEEVQKQKEKETVTKVEELKSIIKGLEAQLVLNEREKSEAQTEIGQLRKSVEDTSEKKASQELDDMKLIMLELDDENDKLKRKLKDLGEEISEDDDSEDDESDDVESKDEESEDRKGEGEDN
- a CDS encoding uncharacterized protein (BUSCO:EOG09340CNW), translating into MVDKISFKDKVVIITGAGGGLGKQYALRFAARGAKVVVNDLGGSLTGSGNSTKAADIVVNEIKDSGGIAVANYDNIVTNAEGILKTAVDNFGTVHVLINNAGILKDASFKKMTEKQFTDVLDVHLNGTFRLTKACWPYFKNQNYGRIIMTASPAGLYGNFGQANYSAAKLALVGFSETLAKEGNRYNIKVNSIAPLAKSRMTETIMPPDVLEKLLPEKIAPLVMYLTSDECPSTGSIYEVAAGMFAQIRWERSGGLYLRPDESLTPEAILNRFKEVSDFNKPGVQHPTELNDYNKVWSVTSSLPSNNQGSIKIESLKGKVVIITGAGSGLGKSHALLFAKYGAKVVVNDFRDADTVVKEIVSQGGQAVGSKHDVYSEAEEIVKTALKSFGTIDVLINNAGILRDRSFVKMTGIEWNQVLQIHLLATFRMCKYVWPIFLKNGAGYIVNTTSTSGIYGNFGQANYAAAKAGILSMTRTLAIEGKKHKIICNAIAPHAETAMTRTIFKASELNRFSPSQVSPMVVLLCSKELGGVTGELYEVGAGWIGNVRWQRAKGAISHEKEIPVEFLRDNWKDVIDFTQSVTIKNAQESTMAILESIGGNGDEDDEDEEDQDGDNESSENEAYTYDNRRVILYNISVGSSAKELKYVYEANNEFQAIPSFGVIPFMNQEDGGLNLDKLLKNYNPMNLLHGEHYLKINKFPIPTAATVTTKSFPMAVIDKSKAGKHSILVRAGYKTYDVKTNELLFTNVGSYFIRNCESRDAKSHSFHEEVTPFVSMSFTALKDKKPDFIGTFKTDQNLAALYRLNGDLNPLHVDPAFAKGAHFSKPILHGLCTFGISAKLLVDKFGTFDEAKVRFTQVVFPGETIEVRAWKQGSIVIFQTLVKERDCIVIDKAAVRLNGTKPKL